CGTAAATGAGCGTGTAATAATGCTGTTGACGCTTGTTGCCAAAAGAATCGAGTGAATTTCTTCTTGTAACGAAgaaacttttgtttttcttgtgaCGCCTTATCAGATGATTTTAGTAAGATTGAGCTGTGATCATCAGTTTGTTCTTAGTTTTTATGTGTTTTATACAGtactttatattattttcattatttgtgaGAGAATCCCAACTTCCTTTTAATTTGTGTTAATTTATAGGACCAGGATTAGAGTTAGTAGAGCTCCAATTTTATTGGCGATTAATTAGATAAATCCTGCTTGATGCAAGCATCGGGAACCTTCTAAGGCATGGGATATTCCattcaatttcaaaagttaTGGCGCTTTGAGAAAAGGAAATGGCTCCTTGTGGTGCTTTTTGTGGCTTTTACTCATTTGTTCTGTCAGCTCTTTGTGCTTCCCTATGGCAATGCTCTTCGGTCTCTATTTCCGGGTGATGAGCTTCAAATGCATGACAAGGGCATCTTTTTATCGAGATTTTCTTCTGTTAAGTCCGTGATGCTTAGCAACTCCATCCCTGTCAATGCTTCAGATTCAGTGGATGCTAAGCTGCTCGTTAGCGCTGTCAAAAATGCTGACAAATATGTTTTGGGTGGGAACATTGGGCATGGTGATGTAGAAATGGAAGAGAAAATGAATTCGGAGAATGATCTTGCATTAGGCAAGAAAGACCTAGaaaatagttttgatgatgTTGAAAAGAGGAAGGAAGGCGATGATTTCCCTTCTGAGAATGTTGTAAACTTGGGGGAAAGTTCTGTAGTGGCCAACAATCAAGATTATAAGCATTTCTTGGTCAAAGTAAATGGAAGTAGGCACAGTCTCTCGGTGGATCAGATTGTTGAACCAAGCAATGGATCTTCAATGAATAATGTTCCAGGAGGAGATGCGAGTGTTACCCAAGTGACAGTTGGGACAGTTAGGACTGCAATTGTATCCCCCTCAGTTGTTTTGCCCCAAGAAGAAAGTATTCATAGCCAGAGTGCAAACACAAGTGCTGATGACCACTTTTCATCTAAGGGATCTGCAAATCTCAATGAGAGTTCTGCATCACAAAAGTATCGTGACATTAATGATGTGTCAGATAAGTTAATTGAAACAGAACATAGTATTGCCCCGGAGCAGATTGTTGAACCAATTAGTGATGGAGTTTCAGCAGAAACTACTGTAGAAGAAGATACATCTGATTTCGATGACATTACTTCTTCAGTAGACTTGGTGTCAAATTCAAGCATCGTAATTGATTCTGCTGTAGTAAACAGATCTTCAACTGGAGCAGAAATAATACTACTTCCAAATAATCAAAGTTGGTTGCAGTTTCAAAGTGATATCTCACCACCAAAAAACAACTCTATGACGAAGAAGATGAGATGTGAGATGCCCCCAAAATCAGTAATGTCCATAAATATGATGAATGAGTTATTAGTTAGGCACCGCCGTTCTTCTCGTGCAATGGTATGAATTCCATGGctaaatgtttaaaaattttgccaaatgattttatttttaattttttggctGTGTCAGATggtttttatcattaaaatagaGATATTAATAACTTATTGGATTGGGTTTTAGAGGCCTCGATGGTCCTCAGGACATGACCAGGAAATCCTAGCAGCAAAGATGCAGATTGACAATGCTCCTCCTGCAAAGAATGAAATAGAGCTCTATGCTCCTCTCTTTAGAAATGTTTCTAGATTTAAAAGgtatgtttggtttaattatTATTCCTCAAGCATATTCATGCTATGTTACGTGGGTTTCTGAATGGAAGAAATCTCTGCTATTATCACTTAGCTTTCAGTTAATCCTTTTACTGGATGTTTTAtggaattgaaatattgagaAAGCCATTGGAGAAGAAATGGGCAAAATGAGAAACAGAGGAAGCAACAGCTTTTTTGACCAAGAATCCAAAATTATGCAACTGTAGGATTTCAAATGacataaaatttctaaaaagcttctctctcttttttttttcccgggAACAGAGAATTAGTTAAAGTTTCAGAGGTTCAGGCATTAGTTGTTGAAGTTTAcgtttcttttttaattttacatgtagtcatatttttgaattttgacatTGCAACTGAACCTGCTGGAGAAAATAGCAGAATCAAAAACAATGTTGATTGTTGAATCTGCGCACAAATAAcaacaccccccctcccccccgggGCCGGGGCAGTGGCACATTAGTTTATTCGGTCTTCTTGAGTTTGTGCTTAGAACTCGGACAGTACCCTTTTCTTGTGAGAAagcattttgttttccttttcatcTGAATTTAAAAAACATTGATTCGGTTGCGTGATTAGGAGCTATGACCTCATGGAACGCAATCTCAAAGTGTATATCTACAAGGAAGGAGAAAAACCAATCTTTCATCAGCCAATCCTAAAGGGCTTATACGCCTCAGAGGGATGGTTTATGAAATTGATGGAGGGAAACAGACAGTTTGCGGTTAAGGATCCCAGAAAGGCACACCTATTTTACATGCCATTCAGTTCTAGAATGCTCGAGTATTCCCTGTACGTACGCAACTCTCACAACCGCACAAACCTACGACAATATTTGAAACAGTACACGGAAACAATTGCAGCAAAGTACCGCTTCTGGAATAGAACTGGTGGAGCCGATCATTTTCTTGTTGCCTGCCATGATTGGGTATGTCCCGTTACTATTGCTTTTGCTTCAAAAATTTGTTCAGAAAATATTCAACCACGTCACTTGTTTTTTCTTAATATCCCCCATTTACCTCAGCTTAGATTACTAAACCACTGTTTTCATGCCGAACTTGCAGGGAAGATTTTCTTTGAGCTTAATTTCCTTCTAATAACTATACaacatgttaaaaatatttgatattttatttgttgtattggGTAGAGTTATAAGTGGCTCATAGAAGATAagatcatagataaaaatgactggcaaattagaattcatgtacCCAACCCCAAATAGTGAGATAATAACCCATTGTCTCTTTGTAGGCTCCATATGAAACGAGGCATCATATGGAACACTGCATCAAGGCCCTCTGCAATGCAGATGTGACTACCGGCTTCAAAATAGGCCGAGACATCTCTCTTCCAGAAACCTACGTGCGATCGGCCAGAAATCCTCTGAGGGACCTCGGTGGAAAACCCCCTTCTAAACGACACATACTCGCCTTCTATGCCGGTAACATGCATGGCTACCTGCGTCCAATCTTGCTGAAGCACTGGAAGGACAAAGACCCGGATATGAAGATCCTTGGTCCTATGCCTCCCGGAGTGGCAAGCAAGATGAATTACATCCAGCATATGAAAAGCAGCAAGTACTGCATCTGCCCCAAGGGCTACGAGGTGAACAGTCCACGTGTCGTTGAAGCCATCTTCTACGAGTGCGTGCCAGTGATCATATCTGACAACTTTGTCCCACCGTTTTTCGAGGTCTTGGACTGGGGGGCCTTCTCTGTGATTCTTGCAGAGAAAGACATTCCAAACTTGAAAGATGTTCTCCTTTCTATACCAGAGGAGAGGTATCTTGCAATGCAGCTTGCTGTGAGGAAAGCTCAGAGGCATTTTCTGTGGCATGCCAAGCCGTTGAAGTATGACCTCTTCCACATGACACTTCACTCTATTTGGTACAACAGAGTTTATCAGATAAAAGTTAGATGAGTAGCACAAGACAATTAACTGTTGGGGAATAAGACTATACTACTCGAGTCTTACTAAGAGAGCAATTGAGACTCACACGACTCGAACTCGCGAGTGCTACGACCTATCACTAAGTTAGACTTTATCGCTCATTCATCTTGTACCACTGCAGAAAGTGTTTGTGGGTTTGAACTGGATAATGGTCCTGTATAGGCTCTGCTGTAAATAGGTTTTACTGTGTACCATTTTGTCAACTGGAGTGCCTTCAagacttattttttttcttcttctgggGAAGTGATTTTCATGTTAGATTGCTCATATAAGATTAAGTTGCAGGAAAGGGTTAATCATATAGCCACTTTTTAGACTTCACATTATGGTTTTCacctaatttttatattatttcttgAATTTGTCTCAAAGAGTGGACCAAAAAATACTAACAAGAGTGGTACATTTTGTTAAACACATGGTTTTGGGTCAATTATTGAAAATATCAAACTTTGTATGGTATCAATTCCACAACaaactttattaattttatgtttaagcTTTCAAATTTGTATCAATTTTACATTTGTAAGAGtttgaaaaatgagaaaaaaattaataattaatacatcaaGAGAGTATTAAtcaatacataaaaaaatattaagacagacaaaactaaaaattaaatataaattaataaattttgaaatatattttaaaattgatacattgaccaaaatttaataacttttattgaaataaaaaaatgtttcttgttaaatatattactcttttattgttctttttggacaaaatccatccaaatataGGATGGTTACTTATCATGACACGATTTCTTTGGTTACTGTCTGATCAATGTGCTTGGTGTGCCTGTGAAGCAAAACCAGAAACGGGATGCTTCCAGAGCTCTCATTTGATCTCAAATCTGCATAACCCAATCACTGGTTTTGGGAAAGGCCGAAGACCCTTTCTTTTCCACTTTCACTTTTTGCAGCGAATCAATAAATTCAAGATCTTTGGAACAGAAATTCTGGAGGATTTTTCAAGCGAAAGCGAAACTGAAAACCCAGACATTTGATTAATTGCAGATTTTTCAGATGGAATTGGACGTTGATAGAGTGATCCCAGATGGGCCATAAAAGCAACAGTTATTGGGTAACGATCTGAAGAATTTTGCTCCATTCCCATTCAATGACCCATCTCTTTCATTGGTTCATGTTTGGagtaatttaatatatattcttattatttattatttttgcaaAGTTCATTGCTTTATTTAGGgatgttcaaaaaaattgataaatcgTGAAAACCGAATCGCACCGCATCACACCGTGCGGTTTTTTAAGGGGAGCGGTCTGGTACGGTTTAAGAATCTCAAACCATGCGATTTGTGATTTGAAGATTTCTTGGTTCGGTTTAAAATTGAATCCTCGAgtataatgtaataataaaaaaattatgaaataatttacaaaACAATTTATTCTCAAACCAGAAAAACATACTGTTAAACAGATTGTAAACAATCTCTtctgtttatatataaacagaAACCGCACTACGAAACAATTTATTAAGCCATAAACAATCTGATAAACAGAAACCGCACTAGGAAACAATTTATTAAACCATAAACAATCTGTTTGTATATAAACAGATTGTTTATATGCAAACAGATTGCTTATAAACAATCTCTATAcaatatgttataaataaaagattgttttatttattttgatttataactAAATGGTTGATGAAACATTTTATTGAATCATAAAAATCGCACTACGAAAATGAGtagattaatattttgaatattttgaacaaattgCGAAAACCGCACTGAACCACACCACAAAATACAGTGCGATTCGGTGCAGTTTCGACACACCAAAAAGACCACAGGGTTTGGTTTAACAGAAAATTGCACAAATGATTTAGAgtattgaaaatatcaaaaatcaatcaaatcgaACCATGCACACCCTAGCTTTATTGAAAATGGgcagatttttctttctttctttatacttCTTGTTGTGTAAATTTGGTATTCTTTTGACATCGAGGAGCGATCTGTGGGCCTTACCTTAATTGTTcaccttcctttccttttcttttggttATTACTATTAATCTGAAGATGGCTTCCATGTGTTTTGAATTTCAAGGATGCATCATTGTAGTTCCGTGAGacctttctttgttttcttttgaatGACCTGTAGTAATTTTCTGCACCCGATTTGCtttgtaatttattattattgttttgagtttgttcTTCTAGGTAGAATTGGGAACTTAAGATGCAATTGGATCAGATTTTGAGTTGGTGTTAACCATGTCACGTTTAGATTGAATCTGACTTGAGCCATTAGTTTATGCCACCGAAGTTCCTCCTCTCGTCTCGTTCCAGGAACCCACTGAAGTCATACTTGTGTGAAATTAGGAATGACCTGTCCTCCATGACGTATCATCTGTTCCTCCACTAATATTATGCTATCTTCTTACAtcattttctcctttttatGTGGAGATTGGTCGGAGTGGGCGGAGGGGGAGTTAGATCTAGAAAGTTTTGACATTTTGGTCTTATTTGTGGGCAATATAGACCCATGGAATACATCAGTTTGCAGGATAATTTTGTTCTTGAGCTTCTCATCGGTATCTTTTTTTAAAAGTGGGATTAGTCTAATCTGTTGCCTGCTTCTTCTTGAATGAACTGGGATTAGGTTGGCACTAAGCTGCTAATTGCATACATGtgattatttctttctttcattgaATGTCAAATTATGGCTTTGTGTGAATGCGAGTGTGAGTTTCTTTGTGGTCTTCCTTAAGAATTTAGTTTATTCTGGCTGTACTgattcttcttgaatattattttcctttttctccccAAGAGATTCAGATAAGATGCATTGTCATGAATTGAATTGCCCTTTTTCTGTATTCTAATTATATCTGTATAATTGTTACATTTCATCAGGAAAGGAAGGACAAATGTCAGACCTATCCATGAATGGAGAAACTTCTAGTGACACCAGAGCGGTGAGTGCTTGAAAACATTCATGCATAAAATATTATGCAAATGAGGTAGATTTGATGTTTAAATCCAGGGTATTAAtggtaaaatattatttgatgaCAAGCCTTAGTAGCAACAATCTCCTTTATGACTAGAAGGTCATAGATTCAAGGTTGAGAAACAGGGGTACTGGTGTGTATAAAAATGACCCTTTCCCAGCCTTTGCAAAGCTGGGAGCCTCATGCATTGTGCacacccattttttttttccccttgaaGTCACCTCAGATTGGGGAATTTAGGTTTCATGTAGTGGTATGCATTCTATGAAGGGTCTAGATGTGGTTGAACTGGCATGCCATAACCCTTCAAGGTTGTGCATGCATTTTATGAGGACATGTTTATAGTTGTAACTCTTATTTGGGGAAGAATGTtgagatttcatttaatttgacTACATTTGAAGCTTGTCTCATGCCACCAATGTTACTTGTGAGTGTTGTGGAATATGGATAAAAGTATAATGTATTTACATGATATTATAAGATTAATTGATGGTACCATTCAGAAAGGTACTTGAAAGTTGAAACTAAATGAATCTTAAGAGGAAAATATTTCTCTCCCTTATCCATGTTAGAGAGGTAGATCTGAAAAGTCTTTTGACATATTGGTCTTATTTGTTTGTAATGTAGACCCAGTTGCATATGCCTCTGGCAGGATAGTTTCATTCTTGAGCTTCCCATCATGCTTGTGGGAGATCTTGTAAGAGGGAGATTGGCAGAACCTGTTGCCTGCTTCTCCTTGAATGAATTACAAACAACATCTGAAATGAGGAGACACCACATAATTAATGACACTGTCATCAGTTATCACTCCTAGCATTATTCTTATGGAATATCAAATTATGGCTTTGTGCAAGTGTAGTGTGAATTTCTTTGCGGTCTCTtccttaagagttaagaatcCAGTTTAGTCTATCCCCCCCAGTTCTTCTtgaatcttattttctttttttcccccaaTAAATTCATATCAGATCTATTGGCATGAACTGaattgccttttttttatttgttgtctatatttttcctacataattgttattttttatggaagGACTAATATCAAACCTATCCATGAATGGAgaaatttcaaataacactAGTACAGCAGTGAGTATGGGATAACAGTTCATTATGCATGAACCATACATCTCATAGCCCTTCAATGTGGTGCATCCATTTTATGAggacttgtttagttgtttatATAATTGTATCTATTCTGAGACCTCTTATTGCTGAAGACAGTTGGATTTCATTTAGCTGGACTACATGCGAGGTTTATCTCATGCTATCAATGTTATATGGGTTTGGATATGAGTGTTGGGTGTGGGTTTCGACCATGAATCGACATACTTAAATCCTCTATTTGAggatattgaaatatatatctGGTAGTGAATGGGTAATATAGACACATTATGAATGGTAAGTATAATGTACTTGCATGATATTCTAAGATAAGTTGATGTTGTTTAGAAATATACTTGAAATTAAGTGAAACCTAAGAGAGAAATATTTATCTTTTACCCATGTTAGAGTTTTGAAATCTTTCTTCAGAATCAAACATGAGTTTAGTTTCTTCAACTATCTTAAAAATAGAAGATCCAAATGTGCAGTTGTATTGTTGTTGGGCACTTATCCCATTCCCTTACCCTTATAATATCCATATGCCCCCAGCATGCTATTAACTCATCTACCATATTGACTAGCAATTCTTGGCATTTgatttatattcatctcattttgattttaaagTTTGATGTTCCAAGTTTGGAATATGCTCCTCAGGTTTGCTCCACTGCTATGAGGACTGGAAGCCTTCTTTCCAGTCATGTCAGATTTTGCTCATCAGTGGATGACATTTTTGCCCGTCTGTTGACCTTGACTACTTCTGTAAGGGGTCGGTTCATTCATTTTATTGGTGAGTACCTTATTTCAACCATTTTTAGGTTATGTACGGCTAATAAGCATTGAGGTGAATACCTGAAATACATGTCGTATCTGTTGATATCGACCCTCTAACCATCTGTTGAAGTTATTTTCCCTAATATAATAGCTTCATCTGGATCAATATGACTGCAGAGGAACTTGTCTATAGAGATATCAACAGATGCTCTGAAGATTTAATGGATCCTTCTTCTGGACAACATTCAAGATGTTCAAGTTGCACTAACTGTAGAATTGTCTCTGATGGTTGTTCGTCTTCTTCAGGACCTTACAACACTAGTACCAGTGTTGGAATCCCTGAAAAAAGGGCATCAGATCTCAAGATTAGGTTACCTctaaattcaagatttgaaattcaattgCTGTTTTCAAagcatatttaatttttcaagggTATAAGGAATCGCATTAAGATTTTCTCTATCTCTAGGTGATTACAGTCTATTCTATGAATAAAATCAAGGGGCATACTCACTCGCTTAACATCAATCTGCAATCATGACACTGTTGGCAATAGCTTCATTGTCAAGAAGAATGCAAATAGTTTTGGAATTATAAGCAGTTCCATTGATTTTACACCTTCTGTTTCTCCTTCTCTTCGCTGGAATCTCGCTCGTGTTTGGCGAATGCTTCTCCAACGCTCCATCTTTGTTTTCGTAAATCCGAGGGATCTACTTTATAGAACATCGGCAAAACGCTTTCCCTTCTGGCACTCACCGTTTTGCCCGTGTTCTATAAAGTAGATCCTTCAGGATTACTTTATAAAAAACCACCACAGAAAATCTCTTGGAAGAAGCGTACGTACTTTTTGGAGAAAACAATCACGACAAACCTGGACTCTTTGATGACTTTTAGGAGTGTCGGAGAAATCGATTCACAACTCTCTAGCTTCGGGCCATTCTTGAACGTGAAAATGGCCTTCTGATGCAGAGCCGAATAGAGATGGTCAACGAAACCATTACAGGTGTCTTCGCCTCTAAAGTTCCAAAAAAGACAACGTATTTGCAGGAACTAAACCTAGAAGGGAGAGAAGCTCCGTCCTGCAATTGGGTGCTGGTGGAAGCCATTGTTCACCTGCTCGGAAAACAAACACCCTTCGTATCGACCTATCGTCTAATCTACGCGAAGCAACAGAGGCCAACCACGTTGTGGACTAAAAATGGTATTGGCAGTGGGCCCAGCCCTTGCAATTGGGTGATGGTAATGCACTGCGTGCAATGTGCGCTGTCGTTAAAAATGGCATTGGCAGTGGGCCCAGCCCTTGCAATTGGGTGATGGTAATGCATATATTAACttcatttttcaacttattCCAACAACAGTTCGAGGATCTCTTCTGATTTGAAGAACCTCTAGATACAGCTGCTATGAATTGGAGTGtagcttattttcttcttctctttttttttttttttttgtttttttcaaggGGATCTTTATATCATTGAATACCT
The sequence above is a segment of the Diospyros lotus cultivar Yz01 chromosome 7, ASM1463336v1, whole genome shotgun sequence genome. Coding sequences within it:
- the LOC127805942 gene encoding LOW QUALITY PROTEIN: uncharacterized protein LOC127805942 (The sequence of the model RefSeq protein was modified relative to this genomic sequence to represent the inferred CDS: deleted 1 base in 1 codon), translating into MYFRVKCHVEEVILQRLGMPQKMPLSFPHSKLHCKIPLLWYRKENSFKFGMSFSARITEKAPQSKTSKNGGTKLSDMITGTHS
- the LOC127805939 gene encoding probable glycosyltransferase At3g42180; translated protein: MGYSIQFQKLWRFEKRKWLLVVLFVAFTHLFCQLFVLPYGNALRSLFPGDELQMHDKGIFLSRFSSVKSVMLSNSIPVNASDSVDAKLLVSAVKNADKYVLGGNIGHGDVEMEEKMNSENDLALGKKDLENSFDDVEKRKEGDDFPSENVVNLGESSVVANNQDYKHFLVKVNGSRHSLSVDQIVEPSNGSSMNNVPGGDASVTQVTVGTVRTAIVSPSVVLPQEESIHSQSANTSADDHFSSKGSANLNESSASQKYRDINDVSDKLIETEHSIAPEQIVEPISDGVSAETTVEEDTSDFDDITSSVDLVSNSSIVIDSAVVNRSSTGAEIILLPNNQSWLQFQSDISPPKNNSMTKKMRCEMPPKSVMSINMMNELLVRHRRSSRAMRPRWSSGHDQEILAAKMQIDNAPPAKNEIELYAPLFRNVSRFKRSYDLMERNLKVYIYKEGEKPIFHQPILKGLYASEGWFMKLMEGNRQFAVKDPRKAHLFYMPFSSRMLEYSLYVRNSHNRTNLRQYLKQYTETIAAKYRFWNRTGGADHFLVACHDWAPYETRHHMEHCIKALCNADVTTGFKIGRDISLPETYVRSARNPLRDLGGKPPSKRHILAFYAGNMHGYLRPILLKHWKDKDPDMKILGPMPPGVASKMNYIQHMKSSKYCICPKGYEVNSPRVVEAIFYECVPVIISDNFVPPFFEVLDWGAFSVILAEKDIPNLKDVLLSIPEERYLAMQLAVRKAQRHFLWHAKPLKYDLFHMTLHSIWYNRVYQIKVR